A part of Pantoea vagans genomic DNA contains:
- the apaH gene encoding bis(5'-nucleosyl)-tetraphosphatase (symmetrical) ApaH, with product MSTYLIGDVHGCYDELRALLQQVDFNPEQDTLWLTGDLVARGPGSLDVLRYVKSLGDAVRLVLGNHDLHLLAVYAGISRNKPKDRLTPLLEADDADELINWLRRQPLLQVDEEKKLVMGHAGITPQWDIETAKKCAREVEAVLASDSYPLFLDAMYGDMPNNWSEDLTGLARLRFSTNALTRMRYCFPNGQLDMICKDAPESALPPLKPWFNIEGPVARDYTIVFGHWASLEGKGTPEGIIGLDTGCCWGGTLTLLHWEDQRYVVQHSNREKALASSDSLAPPTL from the coding sequence ATGAGCACATACCTGATTGGCGATGTTCACGGTTGCTACGATGAATTACGTGCGTTGCTGCAACAGGTCGATTTCAATCCTGAACAGGATACGCTGTGGCTGACCGGCGACCTGGTGGCACGCGGTCCGGGCTCCCTTGACGTCCTGCGCTACGTGAAATCGCTGGGTGACGCGGTACGTCTGGTGCTGGGCAATCACGATTTGCATCTGCTGGCGGTCTACGCCGGTATCAGCCGTAACAAGCCTAAAGATCGCCTGACGCCCCTGCTCGAAGCGGACGATGCAGATGAGCTGATCAACTGGCTGCGCCGTCAGCCGCTGTTACAGGTGGATGAAGAGAAAAAGCTGGTGATGGGCCACGCCGGTATCACGCCGCAGTGGGATATTGAGACTGCGAAAAAGTGCGCGCGTGAAGTTGAAGCGGTGCTCGCCAGCGACAGTTATCCGCTGTTCCTGGATGCCATGTATGGCGATATGCCGAACAACTGGAGTGAGGATTTGACCGGCCTGGCGCGTCTGCGCTTCAGCACCAACGCCCTGACCCGCATGCGTTACTGCTTCCCCAACGGCCAGCTGGACATGATCTGCAAAGATGCCCCTGAATCCGCCCTTCCGCCGCTGAAACCCTGGTTTAACATCGAGGGACCGGTCGCACGTGACTACACCATCGTGTTTGGTCACTGGGCGTCGCTGGAAGGCAAAGGAACACCAGAAGGCATTATTGGTCTGGATACCGGCTGCTGCTGGGGCGGAACGCTGACCCTGCTGCACTGGGAAGATCAGCGTTATGTGGTACAGCACTCCAATCGCGAAAAAGCGCTGGCCTCCAGCGACAGTCTGGCACCACCCACGTTGTAA
- a CDS encoding PhoX family protein produces MKTELSALSTDRLRDPHRRKFLAGSGAIGLTGFLSGGLALSSSALAQTKPAGSPLLGFQAIAASTADEVVVAPGYRADVLISWGDPLVNGAAAFDPLGNNSAEDQEKQFGDNNDGMSFFTINDHRGVMAINNEYVNEPTLFAHGGSKATSLEDVRKSQAAHGVSIVEVKRGEDNRWQVVRPSDYNRRITANTPMRFSGPAAGDNALKTAADPQGMHVLGTFGNCANGKTPWGTYLTCEENYDTYFGTHQADFTPTPQQKRYTLNAAEPERNWSDFDPRFDIAKNPNEFNRHGWIVEIDPSDPHSVPVKRTALGRFKHENAAVTVAKTGQLVVYMGDDERGEYIYKYVSDDKVIPDDAKASQGLLDKGTLYVAQFNGDAQGTPLKGTGRWLALKWGENGLTAEKGFNSQADVLINARAAADVVNATRMDRPEWIAVNPHDGRAYCTLTNNNKRGNEGMPVNAANPRPKNIYGQIIRWDEKGDATAQTFEWDIYALCGNPIAHPEGIYRGTPNITAENTFNSPDGLGFDAHGRLWILTDGKYSNKEDYQGQGNNQMLVGDPDSGEIRRFMVGPKSCELTGITFTPDYKTLFVNVQHPGEEGDSHFPNNSPRPRSSVIMITREDGGIIGA; encoded by the coding sequence ATGAAAACCGAACTCTCCGCATTAAGCACTGACCGCCTTCGTGATCCACATCGCCGTAAATTTCTTGCCGGTTCCGGTGCGATAGGGCTGACCGGCTTTCTCAGCGGCGGCCTGGCGCTCTCATCCAGCGCACTGGCGCAGACGAAGCCTGCCGGCAGCCCACTACTGGGCTTTCAGGCGATTGCTGCATCCACGGCCGATGAGGTTGTGGTCGCTCCCGGCTATCGTGCTGACGTGCTGATCTCCTGGGGTGATCCGCTGGTGAATGGCGCGGCCGCGTTTGACCCGCTGGGCAATAACAGCGCGGAAGATCAGGAAAAGCAGTTCGGTGATAACAACGACGGGATGAGCTTCTTCACGATTAATGACCACCGTGGCGTGATGGCGATTAACAATGAGTATGTGAATGAGCCGACGCTGTTTGCCCACGGCGGTAGCAAAGCGACCAGCCTGGAAGATGTGAGGAAGTCACAGGCGGCACACGGCGTCTCCATCGTTGAAGTTAAACGGGGTGAAGACAATCGCTGGCAGGTGGTACGTCCTTCTGACTACAACCGCCGCATTACTGCCAATACGCCTATGCGGTTTTCCGGACCGGCCGCCGGTGATAACGCGCTGAAGACCGCGGCTGACCCCCAGGGAATGCATGTCCTTGGCACCTTTGGTAACTGTGCCAACGGTAAAACGCCGTGGGGCACCTATCTCACCTGTGAAGAGAACTACGACACCTACTTTGGCACTCATCAGGCAGACTTTACCCCGACTCCACAGCAGAAGCGTTACACCCTGAATGCCGCCGAGCCGGAGCGCAACTGGTCTGACTTTGATCCCCGCTTCGATATCGCGAAGAATCCCAACGAATTTAATCGCCACGGCTGGATTGTCGAGATCGATCCCTCCGATCCTCATTCCGTGCCGGTCAAACGTACCGCGCTGGGCCGCTTTAAGCACGAGAACGCGGCGGTGACGGTTGCGAAAACCGGGCAACTGGTGGTTTACATGGGCGACGATGAGCGCGGCGAATATATCTATAAATATGTCTCCGACGACAAGGTCATCCCGGATGATGCCAAAGCCAGTCAGGGATTGCTGGATAAGGGCACGCTCTATGTGGCGCAGTTCAACGGCGATGCGCAGGGCACACCGCTGAAAGGCACCGGGCGCTGGCTGGCGCTGAAGTGGGGCGAAAATGGACTCACCGCTGAGAAGGGCTTTAACAGTCAGGCTGATGTCCTGATCAATGCACGTGCTGCGGCCGATGTGGTGAACGCCACGCGGATGGACCGGCCCGAGTGGATTGCCGTTAACCCGCACGATGGCCGTGCCTACTGCACCCTGACCAACAATAACAAGCGCGGCAATGAGGGCATGCCGGTCAATGCGGCGAATCCGCGGCCCAAAAATATCTACGGTCAGATTATCCGCTGGGATGAAAAGGGCGATGCTACGGCACAGACCTTTGAGTGGGATATCTATGCGTTGTGCGGTAACCCGATAGCGCATCCCGAGGGGATCTATCGCGGCACACCCAACATCACTGCTGAAAACACCTTCAATAGTCCGGATGGCCTGGGCTTTGATGCGCACGGGCGCTTATGGATCCTGACTGACGGCAAGTACAGTAACAAAGAGGATTATCAGGGGCAGGGGAATAATCAGATGCTGGTGGGGGATCCTGACAGCGGAGAAATCCGCCGCTTTATGGTCGGCCCCAAATCGTGCGAGCTGACCGGTATTACCTTCACGCCCGACTACAAAACATTGTTCGTGAACGTGCAGCATCCCGGTGAAGAGGGTGACTCGCACTTTCCCAATAACAGTCCACGCCCACGCTCATCGGTGATCATGATCACCCGTGAAGATGGCGGCATCATCGGCGCATAA
- the folA gene encoding type 3 dihydrofolate reductase, translated as MISLIAALAADRIIGMENAMPWDLPADLAWFKRNTLKKPVIMGRLTFESIGRPLPGRLNIVVSSKPGTTEGVTWVTSLDEALQAAGDAEEIMVIGGGRVYEQMLKRADRLYLTHIDAEVEGDTQFPDYEPDEWQSTFSEFHDADEQNSHSYCFEILDRRR; from the coding sequence ATGATTAGTCTTATCGCGGCATTAGCAGCAGATCGCATTATTGGGATGGAGAACGCCATGCCGTGGGACCTGCCTGCAGATCTGGCGTGGTTCAAACGCAATACGCTGAAGAAACCGGTCATTATGGGCCGACTGACCTTTGAATCCATCGGGCGCCCGTTACCTGGCCGGCTGAACATCGTTGTCAGCAGTAAGCCAGGCACCACGGAAGGCGTCACCTGGGTTACGTCGCTGGATGAGGCGTTACAGGCAGCCGGTGATGCAGAAGAGATCATGGTGATTGGTGGTGGACGTGTCTACGAGCAGATGCTGAAGCGTGCCGATCGTCTCTATCTGACGCACATTGATGCGGAAGTGGAAGGCGATACGCAGTTCCCGGATTACGAGCCGGATGAGTGGCAGTCCACGTTCAGCGAATTCCACGACGCTGATGAGCAGAACTCCCACAGCTACTGCTTTGAGATCCTCGACCGTCGCCGTTAA
- a CDS encoding porin has product MKMRTFSLSAVAALMVTLPFASQAEITLLKQDPQAGDPLSRLTLNVGGSIRAQVNHQTGVGDKSYKRDGFDGGTRFRFGADYYLFDDVSWISYYELGVNIPAVFSWDRHYADGANNTTRRQLYTGLKSKTWGQLTFGQQNSVYYDTVGAKTDIWDYDMVGQAPGNGINGDYDGSYRSRKQLKYKNSFGDADVYASYLFEDNEYLPGNGLRYKRKGGGSLGVDYHITDDLSWGTAWNYTRAAMRNPNNGDSHDYDQNIYGTALSWTPGNWTLSAGGGWYENFMTTKRKDVHNYFAGDAWGIEYFAGYKIPVAQYGLKAVQPYVMGDRIEYATGRDYLRIDNGLGVTLFLDYGFRVDYEHVFTSSTDNLGDMNLVRLRYDF; this is encoded by the coding sequence ATGAAAATGCGTACTTTTTCTCTGAGTGCAGTGGCTGCACTGATGGTTACTCTTCCTTTCGCCAGTCAGGCGGAAATTACCCTGTTAAAACAGGATCCGCAGGCAGGCGATCCGCTTAGCCGTCTTACCCTTAATGTTGGCGGCAGCATCCGTGCTCAGGTCAATCATCAGACCGGCGTGGGTGACAAATCCTACAAGCGTGACGGTTTCGATGGCGGCACCCGTTTTCGTTTCGGCGCGGATTACTACCTGTTTGATGACGTTAGCTGGATCAGCTACTACGAGCTGGGCGTTAACATCCCGGCAGTGTTCAGCTGGGATCGTCACTATGCCGATGGTGCCAATAACACCACGCGTCGCCAGCTCTACACCGGTCTGAAAAGCAAAACCTGGGGTCAGCTTACCTTTGGTCAGCAGAACAGCGTCTATTACGACACCGTGGGCGCTAAGACAGATATCTGGGATTACGATATGGTTGGCCAGGCACCGGGCAACGGTATCAATGGCGACTACGACGGATCTTACCGCTCACGTAAACAGCTGAAGTATAAAAACAGCTTCGGCGACGCGGATGTCTACGCTTCTTATCTGTTCGAAGACAACGAGTATCTGCCAGGCAACGGCCTGCGCTATAAGCGCAAAGGCGGCGGCTCGCTCGGCGTGGATTACCACATCACTGACGATCTGAGCTGGGGCACGGCATGGAACTACACCCGCGCGGCGATGCGTAACCCGAACAACGGCGACAGTCACGATTACGACCAGAACATTTACGGCACCGCACTGAGCTGGACACCAGGCAACTGGACGCTGTCAGCCGGTGGTGGCTGGTATGAAAACTTCATGACCACCAAACGCAAAGATGTCCATAACTACTTTGCGGGCGATGCGTGGGGCATTGAATATTTCGCCGGTTACAAGATCCCGGTGGCGCAGTATGGTCTGAAAGCCGTCCAGCCTTATGTCATGGGTGACCGCATCGAGTATGCGACAGGCCGTGATTACCTGCGCATCGACAACGGTCTGGGTGTGACGCTGTTCCTCGACTATGGTTTCCGCGTTGATTACGAACATGTCTTCACCTCCAGCACCGATAACCTGGGTGATATGAATCTGGTGCGTCTGCGCTACGACTTCTGA